A window from Candidatus Nitrosotenuis uzonensis encodes these proteins:
- a CDS encoding Nre family DNA repair protein, whose amino-acid sequence MGPTAKDVRRTIEQNWNEYLSKYANLFSSDSISGSSPPSVFVGSFGYPKVGVGPMVPPIHGDTSLLDTPERWLGKTLEEIVNFRLNLVRGVQKVSVHAPKGRYIEDLQEIAMANNTPDSEIKFERNTVPVTTIDGESAPFGPIGEIKSAKFSGISSSKPIEKIYYDRDMKAEDAILSLYNSGIEISKIQKCLSIGMFGKKRRMVPTRWSITATDDVISKNIISDILDHPSIDSYEVFSHEHLGNTFSVLLFPHRWIFEMEEAWYTESGQIGFGADAEDANGLDHYPEIAGAYFAARLGVAEYLREKKRQAGVLVLREIRPEYAVPVGVWQVREAIRAAMKGQPVRTETLEKGIDEACKKMSISKGEWLAKGTLLKMLKQKSITDYF is encoded by the coding sequence CAATAGAGCAAAACTGGAATGAATATCTCTCAAAATACGCAAACCTCTTCTCCTCTGACTCGATCTCAGGCTCTAGCCCACCATCTGTCTTTGTAGGCTCTTTTGGTTATCCAAAAGTGGGAGTGGGACCGATGGTCCCGCCAATTCACGGTGATACCAGCCTACTTGATACACCTGAACGATGGCTTGGAAAAACACTCGAGGAAATAGTGAATTTTAGATTAAATCTTGTCAGAGGAGTACAAAAAGTCTCAGTGCATGCTCCGAAGGGACGATACATTGAGGACCTGCAGGAGATTGCGATGGCAAATAACACGCCAGACTCTGAAATAAAGTTTGAGAGAAACACCGTTCCGGTCACAACAATAGATGGCGAGTCTGCACCGTTTGGACCGATAGGAGAAATAAAGAGTGCAAAATTCTCTGGCATCTCATCCAGCAAACCAATTGAGAAAATCTACTATGACAGGGACATGAAGGCAGAGGATGCAATTTTATCGCTGTATAATTCTGGCATTGAGATCTCAAAGATACAAAAATGTCTCTCGATAGGTATGTTCGGAAAAAAACGCAGGATGGTGCCGACAAGGTGGAGTATCACTGCAACTGATGATGTAATATCAAAAAATATCATAAGTGATATTCTGGATCATCCGAGCATCGACAGCTATGAGGTGTTCTCACACGAACACCTCGGAAACACATTCTCAGTATTGCTGTTCCCCCACAGGTGGATATTTGAGATGGAGGAGGCCTGGTATACAGAGTCAGGACAGATAGGTTTTGGGGCGGATGCGGAAGATGCAAATGGTCTTGATCACTATCCTGAGATAGCTGGAGCCTACTTTGCGGCAAGACTAGGTGTTGCAGAATACCTAAGAGAGAAAAAAAGGCAAGCAGGAGTACTGGTCTTGCGCGAAATACGCCCAGAATACGCGGTTCCTGTAGGGGTGTGGCAGGTAAGGGAAGCTATACGTGCCGCAATGAAAGGCCAGCCGGTCAGGACGGAAACACTCGAGAAGGGGATCGATGAAGCATGCAAAAAAATGAGTATCAGCAAGGGTGAATGGCTTGCAAAGGGAACCCTGCTCAAAATGCTAAAGCAAAAGTCAATCACGGACTATTTTTAA